Proteins encoded within one genomic window of Methanosarcina barkeri str. Wiesmoor:
- the ablB gene encoding putative beta-lysine N-acetyltransferase — protein sequence MEKNLPFILEIKEELAGYWKKINLEIDESRAELVIDYYNSRIKVMNFTGIFEKISGVLKIVAKVEKIGKIIVYVPLENIKELETCGYVEEGTINGYYAGKDCHVFSSYPETSRGISSNKGKEDRIIENCLRKVMAPRRKLNKQDGSRKNENIRKQRKNIGLPEEYRLKPAVQADASAMATLYRQEFKFYPTPLHMKSYLLKTMDSNVLYFLVEKQGTILSLASAEMDLTNKCAEITDCLTIPSERGKGLIKELIKALEKELSNRGFKSSYTLCRASSPGINTAFASLGYAYTGRLVNNCKIGNGFEDMNIWCKILKNNRSKQRIN from the coding sequence ATGGAAAAAAACCTTCCCTTTATTCTTGAAATTAAAGAAGAACTGGCGGGATACTGGAAAAAGATTAATCTGGAGATTGACGAATCAAGAGCTGAGCTTGTAATTGATTACTACAACAGCAGAATAAAAGTTATGAATTTTACCGGGATTTTTGAGAAAATTTCAGGAGTTCTCAAAATCGTTGCCAAAGTAGAAAAAATTGGGAAGATAATCGTATATGTGCCTCTGGAAAACATAAAAGAGCTTGAAACCTGTGGATATGTAGAGGAAGGGACTATCAATGGATACTATGCAGGAAAAGACTGCCATGTTTTCTCAAGTTACCCTGAAACCTCCAGAGGAATTTCTTCTAATAAAGGGAAAGAAGACCGGATAATTGAAAACTGTCTCAGAAAAGTAATGGCGCCCCGAAGAAAACTGAATAAACAGGATGGCTCACGAAAAAATGAGAACATAAGAAAACAAAGAAAGAATATCGGGCTTCCAGAAGAGTACAGGCTCAAACCTGCAGTCCAGGCTGATGCCTCAGCAATGGCAACTCTTTACAGGCAGGAGTTTAAGTTTTATCCCACTCCTTTGCACATGAAAAGTTATCTTCTAAAAACTATGGACTCCAATGTTCTCTATTTCCTTGTGGAAAAGCAAGGAACAATCTTGAGCCTTGCTTCGGCAGAAATGGATCTAACAAATAAGTGTGCCGAAATAACCGACTGTCTGACAATTCCTTCCGAGAGGGGAAAAGGATTGATAAAAGAGCTTATCAAAGCCCTGGAAAAAGAACTTTCAAATAGAGGCTTCAAAAGCTCCTATACTCTATGTAGGGCTTCATCTCCAGGAATAAACACAGCTTTTGCTTCTCTTGGCTATGCTTACACAGGCAGGCTAGTTAACAACTGCAAGATTGGAAACGGATTTGAAGACATGAACATCTGGTGCAAAATACTTAAGAATAACAGGTCAAAACAAAGGATAAACTAA